In the Lepus europaeus isolate LE1 chromosome 18, mLepTim1.pri, whole genome shotgun sequence genome, one interval contains:
- the RDM1 gene encoding RAD52 motif-containing protein 1 isoform X3 produces the protein MAEVVAFAVPTESDKTLLVWELSCGPTAEDLQRSLFAAFSRFGLLYSVRVFPNAAVAGPGFYAIIKFYSARDARRAQAACDRKLLFQETPVKVRLGTRHKAVQHQALALNGSRCQELANYYLGFNGWSKRIIKLQELSDLEERENEETERRLAKRSLKVFCALEVVLPSCECTSRGVGVAEEPLDTLEEEGPLLFLMKKKTAQNLAIQKALSDAFQKLSIVVLDK, from the exons ATGGCGGAGGTGGTAGCCTTTGCGGTTCCCACTGAGAGTGACAAAACCCTGCTGGTGTGGGAGCTGAGCTGCGGCCCCACGGCCGAGGACTTACAA CGCTCTCTCTTCGCAGCGTTCTCCCGGTTCGGCCTTCTGTATTCAGTCCGGGTCTTCCCAAACGCCGCCGTGGCCGGCCCTGGTTtctatgccatcatcaagttctATTCCGCGAGGGACGCGCGCAGAGCCCAGGCGGCCTGTGACCGgaagctgcttttccaggagactCCAGTGAAG GTTCGTCTTGGCACCAGACATAAGGCAGTTCAACATCAGGCCCTCGCCCTAAATGGCTCCCGATGCCAAGAGCTGGCAAACTACTATTTGGGTTTCAATGGATGGTCAAAAAGGATCATCAAG CTTCAGGAGCTCTCCGACCTtgaagagagggagaatgaagagACCGAGCGGCGACTTGCGAAGCGGAGCCTGAAGGTCTTCTGTGCCTTGGAGGTGGTGCTGCCATCCTGCGAGTGCACGAGTCGTGGAGTGGGTGTGGCCGAGGAGCCTCTGGATACACTGGAGGAGGAAG GACCACTGTTGTTCCTTATGAAGAAGAAGACAGCCCAGAACCTTGCCATTCAGAAGGCTTTGTCAGATGCGTTCCAGAAACTGTCGATTGTGGTTTTAG ataaataa
- the RDM1 gene encoding RAD52 motif-containing protein 1 isoform X4: protein MAEVVAFAVPTESDKTLLVWELSCGPTAEDLQRSLFAAFSRFGLLYSVRVFPNAAVAGPGFYAIIKFYSARDARRAQAACDRKLLFQETPVKVRLGTRHKAVQHQALALNGSRCQELANYYLGFNGWSKRIIKLQELSDLEERENEETERRLAKRSLKVFCALEVVLPSCECTSRGVGVAEEPLDTLEEEVHQELPE from the exons ATGGCGGAGGTGGTAGCCTTTGCGGTTCCCACTGAGAGTGACAAAACCCTGCTGGTGTGGGAGCTGAGCTGCGGCCCCACGGCCGAGGACTTACAA CGCTCTCTCTTCGCAGCGTTCTCCCGGTTCGGCCTTCTGTATTCAGTCCGGGTCTTCCCAAACGCCGCCGTGGCCGGCCCTGGTTtctatgccatcatcaagttctATTCCGCGAGGGACGCGCGCAGAGCCCAGGCGGCCTGTGACCGgaagctgcttttccaggagactCCAGTGAAG GTTCGTCTTGGCACCAGACATAAGGCAGTTCAACATCAGGCCCTCGCCCTAAATGGCTCCCGATGCCAAGAGCTGGCAAACTACTATTTGGGTTTCAATGGATGGTCAAAAAGGATCATCAAG CTTCAGGAGCTCTCCGACCTtgaagagagggagaatgaagagACCGAGCGGCGACTTGCGAAGCGGAGCCTGAAGGTCTTCTGTGCCTTGGAGGTGGTGCTGCCATCCTGCGAGTGCACGAGTCGTGGAGTGGGTGTGGCCGAGGAGCCTCTGGATACACTGGAGGAGGAAG TACATCAGGAACTTCCGGAATAG